From Chryseobacterium shandongense, the proteins below share one genomic window:
- the rpsF gene encoding 30S ribosomal protein S6: MNNYETVFILTPVLSEAQVEEAVNKYVDLIKEKNCEIVAKENWGLKKLAYPIQLKKNGFYTLIEFKGEGSVVADLELAFKRDERVIRYLTTKLDKHAVDYAVTRRAKVKAAKA; encoded by the coding sequence ATGAACAATTACGAAACTGTTTTCATTTTAACTCCCGTTCTATCTGAAGCTCAGGTGGAGGAAGCAGTGAACAAGTATGTAGATCTTATTAAAGAAAAGAACTGCGAAATCGTTGCTAAAGAAAACTGGGGATTAAAAAAATTAGCTTACCCAATCCAATTGAAAAAGAACGGATTCTACACTTTAATTGAATTTAAAGGTGAAGGTTCTGTAGTAGCTGATCTAGAATTAGCATTCAAGCGTGACGAGAGAGTAATCCGTTACCTTACTACAAAACTAGACAAACACGCTGTTGACTATGCTGTAACAAGAAGAGCAAAAGTAAAAGCAGCTAAAGCTTAA